A genomic region of Caenorhabditis elegans chromosome V contains the following coding sequences:
- the Y32G9A.2 gene encoding Peptidase S41 (Confirmed by transcript evidence) codes for MNRVILSSVLLLAILAYSSAAPVQQSFLLSPSSDAPKLQDVQQAVQSTEDPDEEFLKQFGEKYTGIPSNDGPVTGGTRIYTAVFETFAPEI; via the exons ATGAATCGTGTCATCCTTTCTTCTGTTCTTCTGCTCGCAATTCTCGCCTACTCCAGTGCCGCTCCTGTTCAACAAAGCTTCTTGTTG AGCCCATCTTCCGATGCTCCAAAGCTTCAAGATGTCCAGCAAGCTGTCCAATCCACGGAGGACCCAGATGAAGAATTCCTGAAACAATTCGGGGAAAAATACACTGGTATTCCGTCAAATGATGGTCCAGTTACCGGAGGAACCCGAATTTACACAGCAGTCTTTGAAACATTTGCCCCGGAAATTTAG
- the Y32G9A.3 gene encoding Protein kinase domain-containing protein (Confirmed by transcript evidence) yields MEHAGTQFGQGYLTADVATSILRQFVLSTMLANEAGVFQNDPNFGNLLVKETKEDQLVFKMNRQKMKVKSHGVLLTIIYFSQATNVLDPTSPPHEDVASLAQDLKELATSVADRDMVQTFGACATATSMQDIYPNSDLFKD; encoded by the exons ATGGAGCATGCCGGAACACAGTTCGGCCAGGGTTACCTGACGGCGGACGTAGCGACGAGCATCCTACGTCAATTCGTCTTGTCGACGATGCTTGCAAATGAAGCCGGGGTCTTTCAAAACGATCCAAACTTCGGGAACTTGCTTGTGAAGGAAACCAAAGAGGACCAGCTGGTGTTCAAGATGAATCGTCAGAAAATGAAAGTCAAGAGCCACGGAGTATTGCTCACGATCATTTACTTCAGTCAAGCCACGAATG ttctgGATCCCACCAGCCCACCACACGAAGACGTTGCAAGTCTGGCTCAGGATTTGAAGGAACTTGCGACGTCCGTTGCTGATCGTGAT atggTGCAAACCTTTGGAGCATGTGCCACAGCCACTTCAATGCAGGACATCTATCCAAATAGCGACTTGTTCAAGGACTGA
- the Y32G9A.2 gene encoding Peptidase S41 (Partially confirmed by transcript evidence), whose protein sequence is MCHQHQGKRKMNRVILSSVLLLAILAYSSAAPVQQSFLLSPSSDAPKLQDVQQAVQSTEDPDEEFLKQFGEKYTGIPSNDGPVTGGTRIYTAVFETFAPEI, encoded by the exons ATGTGCCATCAACATCAAGGAAAA AGAAAAATGAATCGTGTCATCCTTTCTTCTGTTCTTCTGCTCGCAATTCTCGCCTACTCCAGTGCCGCTCCTGTTCAACAAAGCTTCTTGTTG AGCCCATCTTCCGATGCTCCAAAGCTTCAAGATGTCCAGCAAGCTGTCCAATCCACGGAGGACCCAGATGAAGAATTCCTGAAACAATTCGGGGAAAAATACACTGGTATTCCGTCAAATGATGGTCCAGTTACCGGAGGAACCCGAATTTACACAGCAGTCTTTGAAACATTTGCCCCGGAAATTTAG
- the Y32G9A.12 gene encoding TransThyretin-Related family domain (Predicted) yields MNQIILSCVLLLAILGISYASLAQMKVKEGARVKIQVFRASKGVKIVKHTERIIRYDGKRLVDGAGLEIDSSNYEYEHGDLFIKKFGKADEGLYSPYPANLEIKNEGNGSFSGVPVPAIRYTIDAKANVGK; encoded by the exons atgaatcaaataaTTCTTTCATGTGTACTCCTATTAGCTATTCTCGGCATTTCCTATGCTTCTCTTGCGCAGATGAAAGTAAAG GAAGGAGCTCGAGTGAAAATCCAAGTTTTTCGAGCATCGAAAGGCgtgaaaattgttaaacaCACAGAAAGAATCATCCGTTATGACGGAAAACGTTTAGTTGACGGAGCAGGGCTTGAAATCGATTCGAGCAATTATGAATATGAGCACGGTGATCTATTTATCAAGAAATTCGGTAAAGCTGATGAAGGGCTCTATTCCCCTTACCCAGCTAACTTGGAGATAAAGAATGAAGGAAATGGAAGTTTCTCGGGTGTCCCAGTCCCTGCTATTCGTTACACCATTGATGCAAAAGCTAATGTTGGCAAATAA
- the Y32G9A.2 gene encoding CaMKII_AD domain-containing protein (Confirmed by transcript evidence) has product MINTVQIHNVPSTSRKSTRKMNRVILSSVLLLAILAYSSAAPVQQSFLLSPSSDAPKLQDVQQAVQSTEDPDEEFLKQFGEKYTGIPSNDGPVTGGTRIYTAVFETFAPEI; this is encoded by the exons ATGATTAATACAGTGCAAATTCACAATGTGCCATCAACATCAAGGAAAAGTACG AGAAAAATGAATCGTGTCATCCTTTCTTCTGTTCTTCTGCTCGCAATTCTCGCCTACTCCAGTGCCGCTCCTGTTCAACAAAGCTTCTTGTTG AGCCCATCTTCCGATGCTCCAAAGCTTCAAGATGTCCAGCAAGCTGTCCAATCCACGGAGGACCCAGATGAAGAATTCCTGAAACAATTCGGGGAAAAATACACTGGTATTCCGTCAAATGATGGTCCAGTTACCGGAGGAACCCGAATTTACACAGCAGTCTTTGAAACATTTGCCCCGGAAATTTAG
- the gst-37 gene encoding glutathione transferase (Partially confirmed by transcript evidence), translated as MPTYKLTYFNVRGIGEPARILFQLAGVPFEDYRMTHGDGTWEKLKDKTPFGKVPFLTVDGLEIPQSHAIIRYLGNKFGYAGQTPEEKAWVDAICDQVKDFMVPFRDLILAEMAGKKPDEIAKLAKETFVPGRDAYFKSINKILGKSKSGFLVGDKLTFADLVVVENVTTLEKNKLFNASEQPKLAALRKKVYAIPAIKKWVASRPDTQY; from the exons atGCCTACCTACAAGCTGACCTACTTCAACGTTCGCGGAATTGGCGAGCCAGCTCGTATTCTTTTCCAACTGGCAGGTGTTCCATTTGAGGACTACCGAATGACTCATGGAGACGGGACATGGGAAAAACTTAAAGACA AGACCCCATTCGGAAAAGTCCCATTCCTCACAGTAGACGGATTGGAAATCCCACAGTCCCATGCTATAATCCGTTACCTTGGAAACAAGTTCGGCTACGCTGGACAAACCCCGGAGGAGAAGGCCTGGGTCGACGCGATTTGCGATCAAGTCAAGGACTTTATGGTTCCGTTCCGAGACCTCATTCTGGCTGAAATGGCTGGAAAGAAACCTGATGAAATTGCCAAGCTCGCGAAGGAAACTTTTGTTCCAGGAAGAGATGCGTACTTTAAGAGCATCAACAAGATCCTTGGGAAGAGCAAGTCGGGATTTTTGGTTGGCGACAAGCTCACATTCGCCGATCTCGTTGTGGTTGAAAATGTTACTACACTAGAAAAGAACAAGCTGTTCAATGCATCGGAGCAACCAAAATTGGCCGCTCTTCGGAAGAAGGTGTACGCGATTCCAGCAATTAAGAAGTGGGTCGCAAGTCGTCCAGATACtcaatattaa
- the Y32G9A.3 gene encoding Protein kinase domain-containing protein (Confirmed by transcript evidence), with translation MEHAGTQFGQGYLTADVATSILRQFVLSTMLANEAGVFQNDPNFGNLLVKETKEDQLVFKMNRQKMKVKSHGVLLTIIYFSQATNVLDPTSPPHEDVASLAQDLKELATSVADRDKMVQTFGACATATSMQDIYPNSDLFKD, from the exons ATGGAGCATGCCGGAACACAGTTCGGCCAGGGTTACCTGACGGCGGACGTAGCGACGAGCATCCTACGTCAATTCGTCTTGTCGACGATGCTTGCAAATGAAGCCGGGGTCTTTCAAAACGATCCAAACTTCGGGAACTTGCTTGTGAAGGAAACCAAAGAGGACCAGCTGGTGTTCAAGATGAATCGTCAGAAAATGAAAGTCAAGAGCCACGGAGTATTGCTCACGATCATTTACTTCAGTCAAGCCACGAATG ttctgGATCCCACCAGCCCACCACACGAAGACGTTGCAAGTCTGGCTCAGGATTTGAAGGAACTTGCGACGTCCGTTGCTGATCGTGAT aagatggTGCAAACCTTTGGAGCATGTGCCACAGCCACTTCAATGCAGGACATCTATCCAAATAGCGACTTGTTCAAGGACTGA
- the Y32G9A.2 gene encoding Reverse transcriptase domain-containing protein (Confirmed by transcript evidence), whose product MINTVQIHNVPSTSRKSTSPSSDAPKLQDVQQAVQSTEDPDEEFLKQFGEKYTGIPSNDGPVTGGTRIYTAVFETFAPEI is encoded by the exons ATGATTAATACAGTGCAAATTCACAATGTGCCATCAACATCAAGGAAAAGTACG AGCCCATCTTCCGATGCTCCAAAGCTTCAAGATGTCCAGCAAGCTGTCCAATCCACGGAGGACCCAGATGAAGAATTCCTGAAACAATTCGGGGAAAAATACACTGGTATTCCGTCAAATGATGGTCCAGTTACCGGAGGAACCCGAATTTACACAGCAGTCTTTGAAACATTTGCCCCGGAAATTTAG